The Caenorhabditis elegans chromosome II genome has a segment encoding these proteins:
- the max-2 gene encoding non-specific serine/threonine protein kinase (Confirmed by transcript evidence), whose translation MSTSKSSKVRIRNFIGRIFSPSDKDKDRDDEMKPSSSAMDISQPYNTVHRVHVGYDGQKFSGLPQPWMDILLRDISYFSLADQKKDPNAVVTALKFYAQSMKENEKTKFMTTNSVFTNSDDDDVDVQLTGQVTEHLRNLQCSNGSATSPSTSVSASSSSARPLTNGNNHLSTASSTDTSLSLSERNNVPSPAPVPYSESAPQLKTFTGETPKLHPRSPFPPQPPVLPQRSKTASAVATTTTNPTTSNGAPPPVPGSKGPPVPPKPSHLKIASSTVSSGCSSPQQYSSARSVGNSLSNGSVVSTTSSDGDVQLSNKENSNDKSVGDKNGNTTTNKTTVEPPPPEEPPVRVRASHREKLSDSEVLNQLREIVNPSNPLGKYEMKKQIGVGASGTVFVANVAGSTDVVAVKRMAFKTQPKKEMLLTEIKVMKQYRHPNLVNYIESYLVDADDLWVVMDYLEGGNLTDVVVKTELDEGQIAAVLQECLKALHFLHRHSIVHRDIKSDNVLLGMNGEVKLTDMGFCAQIQPGSKRDTVVGTPYWMSPEILNKKQYNYKVDIWSLGIMALEMIDGEPPYLRETPLKAIYLIAQNGKPEIKQRDRLSSEFNNFLDKCLVVDPDQRADTTELLAHPFLKKAKPLSSLIPYIRAVREK comes from the exons ATGTCAacttcaaaaagttccaag GTGCGAATACGGAATTTCATCGGGCGAATCTTCTCTCCCAGCGATAAAGACAAGGATCGAGACGATGAGATGAAGCCATCCTCGTCCGCAATGGATATTAGTCAGCCATATAACACAGTGCATCg AGTCCACGTTGGATACGACGGCCAGAAGTTCAGCGGACTGCCGCAACCATGGATGGATATTCTTCTCCGAGACATTAG CTATTTCAGTCTTGCCGATCAGAAGAAGGATCCGAACGCGGTGGTGACTGCGTTGAAGTTCTACGCACAATCAATGAAGGAGAACGAGAAGACGAAATTCATGACGACGAATAGTGTTTTCACGAATAGCGATGACGATGATGTGGACGTTCAGTTGACCGGACAAGTCACGGAACATTTGAGGAATTTGCAGTGTAGTAATG GTTCCGCAACTTCCCCATCTACATCAGTGTcagcttcatcttcttctgcTCGTCCACTGACAAATGGAAATAATCATCTTTCCACGGCGTCGTCTACCGACACATCTCTCTCATTATCGGAAAGGAATAACGTTCCGTCTCCAGCTCCAGTTCCATATAGTG aaagtgctCCACAACTGAAAACATTCACCGGAGAGACTCCAAAACTGCATCCACGATCTCCGTTCCCGCCTCAACCGCCAGTTCTTCCGCAACGAAGCAAAACCGCATCGGCAGTggcgacgacgacgacgaatCCGACGACTTCGAATGGAGCACCACCACCAGTTCCTGGATCGAAAGGACCCCCGGTGCCACCGAAACCATCG CATCTGAAAATCGCATCGTCGACAGTATCCTCGGGATGCTCGTCTCCACAACAGTATTCGTCTGCTCGATCCGTTGGTAACTCGCTCTCCAACGGCAGTGTTGTCTCCACAACATCGTCAGATGGTGATGTGCAATTGTCGAAT aaggaaaattcgaatgaCAAATCAGTTGGAGACAAGAATGGGAACACCACCACAAACAAAACGACCGTCGAACCACCTCCACCAGAAGAGCCACCTGTTCGTGTTCGAGCATCTCATCGTGAAAAGCTTTCTGATTCCGAAGTGCTCAATCAACTCCGCGAGATTGTTAATCCAAGTAATCCACTTGGAAAGTACGAGATGAAGAAGCAAATCGGTGTTGGAGCATCCGGAACTGTATTCGTTGCTAATGTGGCCGGCAGCACTGATGTGGTGGCTGTGAAGAGAATGGCTTTCAAGACTCAGCCGAAGAAGGAGATGTTGCTCACCGAGATTAAGGTTATGAAGCAGTATCGACACCCGAACCTCGTCAACTACATTGAATCGTATCTGGTTGATGCTGATGATCTTTGGGTAGTGATGGATTATCTGGAAGGTGGAAACTTGACAGATGTCGTTGTGAAGACTGAGTTGGACGAAGGACAAATTGCAGCAGTTTTGCAAGAATGTCTTAAAGCGCTTCACTTCCTTCATAG ACACTCCATAGTGCACCGAGATATCAAGAGTGACAACGTGCTGCTCGGCATGAACGGAGAGGTTAAGCTCACCGATATGGGATTCTGTGCTCAGATTCAGCCGGGATCGAAAAG AGATACTGTCGTCGGAACTCCATATTGGATGTCGCCGGAGATATTGAACAAGAAGCAGTACAACTATAAGGTTGACATTTGGTCGCTGGGAATTATGGCTCTAGAGATGATTGATGGAGAGCCACCATATTTGAGAGAAACACCTTTGAAG gCTATCTACTTGATTGCTCAAAACGGGAAGCCAGAGATCAAGCAACGCGACAGACTGTCTTCAGAGTTCAACAATTTCCTTGACAAGTGTCTTGTTGTTGATCCGGATCAGAG agccgATACAACGGAGCTCTTGGCACATCCATTCCTGAAAAAGGCGAAGCCACTCTCAAGCCTGATTCCATACATCAGAGCCGTCCGAGAAAAGTag
- the max-2 gene encoding Serine/threonine-protein kinase max-2 (Confirmed by transcript evidence), producing the protein MSTSKSSKVRIRNFIGRIFSPSDKDKDRDDEMKPSSSAMDISQPYNTVHRVHVGYDGQKFSGLPQPWMDILLRDISLADQKKDPNAVVTALKFYAQSMKENEKTKFMTTNSVFTNSDDDDVDVQLTGQVTEHLRNLQCSNGSATSPSTSVSASSSSARPLTNGNNHLSTASSTDTSLSLSERNNVPSPAPVPYSESAPQLKTFTGETPKLHPRSPFPPQPPVLPQRSKTASAVATTTTNPTTSNGAPPPVPGSKGPPVPPKPSHLKIASSTVSSGCSSPQQYSSARSVGNSLSNGSVVSTTSSDGDVQLSNKENSNDKSVGDKNGNTTTNKTTVEPPPPEEPPVRVRASHREKLSDSEVLNQLREIVNPSNPLGKYEMKKQIGVGASGTVFVANVAGSTDVVAVKRMAFKTQPKKEMLLTEIKVMKQYRHPNLVNYIESYLVDADDLWVVMDYLEGGNLTDVVVKTELDEGQIAAVLQECLKALHFLHRHSIVHRDIKSDNVLLGMNGEVKLTDMGFCAQIQPGSKRDTVVGTPYWMSPEILNKKQYNYKVDIWSLGIMALEMIDGEPPYLRETPLKAIYLIAQNGKPEIKQRDRLSSEFNNFLDKCLVVDPDQRADTTELLAHPFLKKAKPLSSLIPYIRAVREK; encoded by the exons ATGTCAacttcaaaaagttccaag GTGCGAATACGGAATTTCATCGGGCGAATCTTCTCTCCCAGCGATAAAGACAAGGATCGAGACGATGAGATGAAGCCATCCTCGTCCGCAATGGATATTAGTCAGCCATATAACACAGTGCATCg AGTCCACGTTGGATACGACGGCCAGAAGTTCAGCGGACTGCCGCAACCATGGATGGATATTCTTCTCCGAGACATTAG TCTTGCCGATCAGAAGAAGGATCCGAACGCGGTGGTGACTGCGTTGAAGTTCTACGCACAATCAATGAAGGAGAACGAGAAGACGAAATTCATGACGACGAATAGTGTTTTCACGAATAGCGATGACGATGATGTGGACGTTCAGTTGACCGGACAAGTCACGGAACATTTGAGGAATTTGCAGTGTAGTAATG GTTCCGCAACTTCCCCATCTACATCAGTGTcagcttcatcttcttctgcTCGTCCACTGACAAATGGAAATAATCATCTTTCCACGGCGTCGTCTACCGACACATCTCTCTCATTATCGGAAAGGAATAACGTTCCGTCTCCAGCTCCAGTTCCATATAGTG aaagtgctCCACAACTGAAAACATTCACCGGAGAGACTCCAAAACTGCATCCACGATCTCCGTTCCCGCCTCAACCGCCAGTTCTTCCGCAACGAAGCAAAACCGCATCGGCAGTggcgacgacgacgacgaatCCGACGACTTCGAATGGAGCACCACCACCAGTTCCTGGATCGAAAGGACCCCCGGTGCCACCGAAACCATCG CATCTGAAAATCGCATCGTCGACAGTATCCTCGGGATGCTCGTCTCCACAACAGTATTCGTCTGCTCGATCCGTTGGTAACTCGCTCTCCAACGGCAGTGTTGTCTCCACAACATCGTCAGATGGTGATGTGCAATTGTCGAAT aaggaaaattcgaatgaCAAATCAGTTGGAGACAAGAATGGGAACACCACCACAAACAAAACGACCGTCGAACCACCTCCACCAGAAGAGCCACCTGTTCGTGTTCGAGCATCTCATCGTGAAAAGCTTTCTGATTCCGAAGTGCTCAATCAACTCCGCGAGATTGTTAATCCAAGTAATCCACTTGGAAAGTACGAGATGAAGAAGCAAATCGGTGTTGGAGCATCCGGAACTGTATTCGTTGCTAATGTGGCCGGCAGCACTGATGTGGTGGCTGTGAAGAGAATGGCTTTCAAGACTCAGCCGAAGAAGGAGATGTTGCTCACCGAGATTAAGGTTATGAAGCAGTATCGACACCCGAACCTCGTCAACTACATTGAATCGTATCTGGTTGATGCTGATGATCTTTGGGTAGTGATGGATTATCTGGAAGGTGGAAACTTGACAGATGTCGTTGTGAAGACTGAGTTGGACGAAGGACAAATTGCAGCAGTTTTGCAAGAATGTCTTAAAGCGCTTCACTTCCTTCATAG ACACTCCATAGTGCACCGAGATATCAAGAGTGACAACGTGCTGCTCGGCATGAACGGAGAGGTTAAGCTCACCGATATGGGATTCTGTGCTCAGATTCAGCCGGGATCGAAAAG AGATACTGTCGTCGGAACTCCATATTGGATGTCGCCGGAGATATTGAACAAGAAGCAGTACAACTATAAGGTTGACATTTGGTCGCTGGGAATTATGGCTCTAGAGATGATTGATGGAGAGCCACCATATTTGAGAGAAACACCTTTGAAG gCTATCTACTTGATTGCTCAAAACGGGAAGCCAGAGATCAAGCAACGCGACAGACTGTCTTCAGAGTTCAACAATTTCCTTGACAAGTGTCTTGTTGTTGATCCGGATCAGAG agccgATACAACGGAGCTCTTGGCACATCCATTCCTGAAAAAGGCGAAGCCACTCTCAAGCCTGATTCCATACATCAGAGCCGTCCGAGAAAAGTag
- the max-2 gene encoding Serine/threonine-protein kinase max-2 (Confirmed by transcript evidence), with product MSTSKSSKVRIRNFIGRIFSPSDKDKDRDDEMKPSSSAMDISQPYNTVHRVHVGYDGQKFSGLPQPWMDILLRDISLADQKKDPNAVVTALKFYAQSMKENEKTKFMTTNSVFTNSDDDDVDVQLTGQVTEHLRNLQCSNGSATSPSTSVSASSSSARPLTNGNNHLSTASSTDTSLSLSERNNVPSPAPVPYSESAPQLKTFTGETPKLHPRSPFPPQPPVLPQRSKTASAVATTTTNPTTSNGAPPPVPGSKGPPVPPKPSKENSNDKSVGDKNGNTTTNKTTVEPPPPEEPPVRVRASHREKLSDSEVLNQLREIVNPSNPLGKYEMKKQIGVGASGTVFVANVAGSTDVVAVKRMAFKTQPKKEMLLTEIKVMKQYRHPNLVNYIESYLVDADDLWVVMDYLEGGNLTDVVVKTELDEGQIAAVLQECLKALHFLHRHSIVHRDIKSDNVLLGMNGEVKLTDMGFCAQIQPGSKRDTVVGTPYWMSPEILNKKQYNYKVDIWSLGIMALEMIDGEPPYLRETPLKAIYLIAQNGKPEIKQRDRLSSEFNNFLDKCLVVDPDQRADTTELLAHPFLKKAKPLSSLIPYIRAVREK from the exons ATGTCAacttcaaaaagttccaag GTGCGAATACGGAATTTCATCGGGCGAATCTTCTCTCCCAGCGATAAAGACAAGGATCGAGACGATGAGATGAAGCCATCCTCGTCCGCAATGGATATTAGTCAGCCATATAACACAGTGCATCg AGTCCACGTTGGATACGACGGCCAGAAGTTCAGCGGACTGCCGCAACCATGGATGGATATTCTTCTCCGAGACATTAG TCTTGCCGATCAGAAGAAGGATCCGAACGCGGTGGTGACTGCGTTGAAGTTCTACGCACAATCAATGAAGGAGAACGAGAAGACGAAATTCATGACGACGAATAGTGTTTTCACGAATAGCGATGACGATGATGTGGACGTTCAGTTGACCGGACAAGTCACGGAACATTTGAGGAATTTGCAGTGTAGTAATG GTTCCGCAACTTCCCCATCTACATCAGTGTcagcttcatcttcttctgcTCGTCCACTGACAAATGGAAATAATCATCTTTCCACGGCGTCGTCTACCGACACATCTCTCTCATTATCGGAAAGGAATAACGTTCCGTCTCCAGCTCCAGTTCCATATAGTG aaagtgctCCACAACTGAAAACATTCACCGGAGAGACTCCAAAACTGCATCCACGATCTCCGTTCCCGCCTCAACCGCCAGTTCTTCCGCAACGAAGCAAAACCGCATCGGCAGTggcgacgacgacgacgaatCCGACGACTTCGAATGGAGCACCACCACCAGTTCCTGGATCGAAAGGACCCCCGGTGCCACCGAAACCATCG aaggaaaattcgaatgaCAAATCAGTTGGAGACAAGAATGGGAACACCACCACAAACAAAACGACCGTCGAACCACCTCCACCAGAAGAGCCACCTGTTCGTGTTCGAGCATCTCATCGTGAAAAGCTTTCTGATTCCGAAGTGCTCAATCAACTCCGCGAGATTGTTAATCCAAGTAATCCACTTGGAAAGTACGAGATGAAGAAGCAAATCGGTGTTGGAGCATCCGGAACTGTATTCGTTGCTAATGTGGCCGGCAGCACTGATGTGGTGGCTGTGAAGAGAATGGCTTTCAAGACTCAGCCGAAGAAGGAGATGTTGCTCACCGAGATTAAGGTTATGAAGCAGTATCGACACCCGAACCTCGTCAACTACATTGAATCGTATCTGGTTGATGCTGATGATCTTTGGGTAGTGATGGATTATCTGGAAGGTGGAAACTTGACAGATGTCGTTGTGAAGACTGAGTTGGACGAAGGACAAATTGCAGCAGTTTTGCAAGAATGTCTTAAAGCGCTTCACTTCCTTCATAG ACACTCCATAGTGCACCGAGATATCAAGAGTGACAACGTGCTGCTCGGCATGAACGGAGAGGTTAAGCTCACCGATATGGGATTCTGTGCTCAGATTCAGCCGGGATCGAAAAG AGATACTGTCGTCGGAACTCCATATTGGATGTCGCCGGAGATATTGAACAAGAAGCAGTACAACTATAAGGTTGACATTTGGTCGCTGGGAATTATGGCTCTAGAGATGATTGATGGAGAGCCACCATATTTGAGAGAAACACCTTTGAAG gCTATCTACTTGATTGCTCAAAACGGGAAGCCAGAGATCAAGCAACGCGACAGACTGTCTTCAGAGTTCAACAATTTCCTTGACAAGTGTCTTGTTGTTGATCCGGATCAGAG agccgATACAACGGAGCTCTTGGCACATCCATTCCTGAAAAAGGCGAAGCCACTCTCAAGCCTGATTCCATACATCAGAGCCGTCCGAGAAAAGTag
- the max-2 gene encoding non-specific serine/threonine protein kinase (Confirmed by transcript evidence), giving the protein MSTSKSSKVRIRNFIGRIFSPSDKDKDRDDEMKPSSSAMDISQPYNTVHRVHVGYDGQKFSGLPQPWMDILLRDISYFSLADQKKDPNAVVTALKFYAQSMKENEKTKFMTTNSVFTNSDDDDVDVQLTGQVTEHLRNLQCSNGSATSPSTSVSASSSSARPLTNGNNHLSTASSTDTSLSLSERNNVPSPAPVPYSESAPQLKTFTGETPKLHPRSPFPPQPPVLPQRSKTASAVATTTTNPTTSNGAPPPVPGSKGPPVPPKPSKENSNDKSVGDKNGNTTTNKTTVEPPPPEEPPVRVRASHREKLSDSEVLNQLREIVNPSNPLGKYEMKKQIGVGASGTVFVANVAGSTDVVAVKRMAFKTQPKKEMLLTEIKVMKQYRHPNLVNYIESYLVDADDLWVVMDYLEGGNLTDVVVKTELDEGQIAAVLQECLKALHFLHRHSIVHRDIKSDNVLLGMNGEVKLTDMGFCAQIQPGSKRDTVVGTPYWMSPEILNKKQYNYKVDIWSLGIMALEMIDGEPPYLRETPLKAIYLIAQNGKPEIKQRDRLSSEFNNFLDKCLVVDPDQRADTTELLAHPFLKKAKPLSSLIPYIRAVREK; this is encoded by the exons ATGTCAacttcaaaaagttccaag GTGCGAATACGGAATTTCATCGGGCGAATCTTCTCTCCCAGCGATAAAGACAAGGATCGAGACGATGAGATGAAGCCATCCTCGTCCGCAATGGATATTAGTCAGCCATATAACACAGTGCATCg AGTCCACGTTGGATACGACGGCCAGAAGTTCAGCGGACTGCCGCAACCATGGATGGATATTCTTCTCCGAGACATTAG CTATTTCAGTCTTGCCGATCAGAAGAAGGATCCGAACGCGGTGGTGACTGCGTTGAAGTTCTACGCACAATCAATGAAGGAGAACGAGAAGACGAAATTCATGACGACGAATAGTGTTTTCACGAATAGCGATGACGATGATGTGGACGTTCAGTTGACCGGACAAGTCACGGAACATTTGAGGAATTTGCAGTGTAGTAATG GTTCCGCAACTTCCCCATCTACATCAGTGTcagcttcatcttcttctgcTCGTCCACTGACAAATGGAAATAATCATCTTTCCACGGCGTCGTCTACCGACACATCTCTCTCATTATCGGAAAGGAATAACGTTCCGTCTCCAGCTCCAGTTCCATATAGTG aaagtgctCCACAACTGAAAACATTCACCGGAGAGACTCCAAAACTGCATCCACGATCTCCGTTCCCGCCTCAACCGCCAGTTCTTCCGCAACGAAGCAAAACCGCATCGGCAGTggcgacgacgacgacgaatCCGACGACTTCGAATGGAGCACCACCACCAGTTCCTGGATCGAAAGGACCCCCGGTGCCACCGAAACCATCG aaggaaaattcgaatgaCAAATCAGTTGGAGACAAGAATGGGAACACCACCACAAACAAAACGACCGTCGAACCACCTCCACCAGAAGAGCCACCTGTTCGTGTTCGAGCATCTCATCGTGAAAAGCTTTCTGATTCCGAAGTGCTCAATCAACTCCGCGAGATTGTTAATCCAAGTAATCCACTTGGAAAGTACGAGATGAAGAAGCAAATCGGTGTTGGAGCATCCGGAACTGTATTCGTTGCTAATGTGGCCGGCAGCACTGATGTGGTGGCTGTGAAGAGAATGGCTTTCAAGACTCAGCCGAAGAAGGAGATGTTGCTCACCGAGATTAAGGTTATGAAGCAGTATCGACACCCGAACCTCGTCAACTACATTGAATCGTATCTGGTTGATGCTGATGATCTTTGGGTAGTGATGGATTATCTGGAAGGTGGAAACTTGACAGATGTCGTTGTGAAGACTGAGTTGGACGAAGGACAAATTGCAGCAGTTTTGCAAGAATGTCTTAAAGCGCTTCACTTCCTTCATAG ACACTCCATAGTGCACCGAGATATCAAGAGTGACAACGTGCTGCTCGGCATGAACGGAGAGGTTAAGCTCACCGATATGGGATTCTGTGCTCAGATTCAGCCGGGATCGAAAAG AGATACTGTCGTCGGAACTCCATATTGGATGTCGCCGGAGATATTGAACAAGAAGCAGTACAACTATAAGGTTGACATTTGGTCGCTGGGAATTATGGCTCTAGAGATGATTGATGGAGAGCCACCATATTTGAGAGAAACACCTTTGAAG gCTATCTACTTGATTGCTCAAAACGGGAAGCCAGAGATCAAGCAACGCGACAGACTGTCTTCAGAGTTCAACAATTTCCTTGACAAGTGTCTTGTTGTTGATCCGGATCAGAG agccgATACAACGGAGCTCTTGGCACATCCATTCCTGAAAAAGGCGAAGCCACTCTCAAGCCTGATTCCATACATCAGAGCCGTCCGAGAAAAGTag
- the max-2 gene encoding Serine/threonine-protein kinase max-2 (Confirmed by transcript evidence) encodes MFQNSPMMYDWWNDTTKPKHQQPTLNVLSPWGAYFNHIGNELLHLKIASSTVSSGCSSPQQYSSARSVGNSLSNGSVVSTTSSDGDVQLSNKENSNDKSVGDKNGNTTTNKTTVEPPPPEEPPVRVRASHREKLSDSEVLNQLREIVNPSNPLGKYEMKKQIGVGASGTVFVANVAGSTDVVAVKRMAFKTQPKKEMLLTEIKVMKQYRHPNLVNYIESYLVDADDLWVVMDYLEGGNLTDVVVKTELDEGQIAAVLQECLKALHFLHRHSIVHRDIKSDNVLLGMNGEVKLTDMGFCAQIQPGSKRDTVVGTPYWMSPEILNKKQYNYKVDIWSLGIMALEMIDGEPPYLRETPLKAIYLIAQNGKPEIKQRDRLSSEFNNFLDKCLVVDPDQRADTTELLAHPFLKKAKPLSSLIPYIRAVREK; translated from the exons atgtttcaaaatagtcCGATGATGTACGACTGGTGGAATGACACCACCAAACCGAAACaccagcagccgacacttaaCGTGTTGTCACCATGGGGAGCATATTTCAATCACATTGGAAATGAACTGCTG CATCTGAAAATCGCATCGTCGACAGTATCCTCGGGATGCTCGTCTCCACAACAGTATTCGTCTGCTCGATCCGTTGGTAACTCGCTCTCCAACGGCAGTGTTGTCTCCACAACATCGTCAGATGGTGATGTGCAATTGTCGAAT aaggaaaattcgaatgaCAAATCAGTTGGAGACAAGAATGGGAACACCACCACAAACAAAACGACCGTCGAACCACCTCCACCAGAAGAGCCACCTGTTCGTGTTCGAGCATCTCATCGTGAAAAGCTTTCTGATTCCGAAGTGCTCAATCAACTCCGCGAGATTGTTAATCCAAGTAATCCACTTGGAAAGTACGAGATGAAGAAGCAAATCGGTGTTGGAGCATCCGGAACTGTATTCGTTGCTAATGTGGCCGGCAGCACTGATGTGGTGGCTGTGAAGAGAATGGCTTTCAAGACTCAGCCGAAGAAGGAGATGTTGCTCACCGAGATTAAGGTTATGAAGCAGTATCGACACCCGAACCTCGTCAACTACATTGAATCGTATCTGGTTGATGCTGATGATCTTTGGGTAGTGATGGATTATCTGGAAGGTGGAAACTTGACAGATGTCGTTGTGAAGACTGAGTTGGACGAAGGACAAATTGCAGCAGTTTTGCAAGAATGTCTTAAAGCGCTTCACTTCCTTCATAG ACACTCCATAGTGCACCGAGATATCAAGAGTGACAACGTGCTGCTCGGCATGAACGGAGAGGTTAAGCTCACCGATATGGGATTCTGTGCTCAGATTCAGCCGGGATCGAAAAG AGATACTGTCGTCGGAACTCCATATTGGATGTCGCCGGAGATATTGAACAAGAAGCAGTACAACTATAAGGTTGACATTTGGTCGCTGGGAATTATGGCTCTAGAGATGATTGATGGAGAGCCACCATATTTGAGAGAAACACCTTTGAAG gCTATCTACTTGATTGCTCAAAACGGGAAGCCAGAGATCAAGCAACGCGACAGACTGTCTTCAGAGTTCAACAATTTCCTTGACAAGTGTCTTGTTGTTGATCCGGATCAGAG agccgATACAACGGAGCTCTTGGCACATCCATTCCTGAAAAAGGCGAAGCCACTCTCAAGCCTGATTCCATACATCAGAGCCGTCCGAGAAAAGTag
- the max-2 gene encoding Serine/threonine-protein kinase max-2 (Confirmed by transcript evidence) produces MKKQIGVGASGTVFVANVAGSTDVVAVKRMAFKTQPKKEMLLTEIKVMKQYRHPNLVNYIESYLVDADDLWVVMDYLEGGNLTDVVVKTELDEGQIAAVLQECLKALHFLHRHSIVHRDIKSDNVLLGMNGEVKLTDMGFCAQIQPGSKRDTVVGTPYWMSPEILNKKQYNYKVDIWSLGIMALEMIDGEPPYLRETPLKAIYLIAQNGKPEIKQRDRLSSEFNNFLDKCLVVDPDQRADTTELLAHPFLKKAKPLSSLIPYIRAVREK; encoded by the exons ATGAAGAAGCAAATCGGTGTTGGAGCATCCGGAACTGTATTCGTTGCTAATGTGGCCGGCAGCACTGATGTGGTGGCTGTGAAGAGAATGGCTTTCAAGACTCAGCCGAAGAAGGAGATGTTGCTCACCGAGATTAAGGTTATGAAGCAGTATCGACACCCGAACCTCGTCAACTACATTGAATCGTATCTGGTTGATGCTGATGATCTTTGGGTAGTGATGGATTATCTGGAAGGTGGAAACTTGACAGATGTCGTTGTGAAGACTGAGTTGGACGAAGGACAAATTGCAGCAGTTTTGCAAGAATGTCTTAAAGCGCTTCACTTCCTTCATAG ACACTCCATAGTGCACCGAGATATCAAGAGTGACAACGTGCTGCTCGGCATGAACGGAGAGGTTAAGCTCACCGATATGGGATTCTGTGCTCAGATTCAGCCGGGATCGAAAAG AGATACTGTCGTCGGAACTCCATATTGGATGTCGCCGGAGATATTGAACAAGAAGCAGTACAACTATAAGGTTGACATTTGGTCGCTGGGAATTATGGCTCTAGAGATGATTGATGGAGAGCCACCATATTTGAGAGAAACACCTTTGAAG gCTATCTACTTGATTGCTCAAAACGGGAAGCCAGAGATCAAGCAACGCGACAGACTGTCTTCAGAGTTCAACAATTTCCTTGACAAGTGTCTTGTTGTTGATCCGGATCAGAG agccgATACAACGGAGCTCTTGGCACATCCATTCCTGAAAAAGGCGAAGCCACTCTCAAGCCTGATTCCATACATCAGAGCCGTCCGAGAAAAGTag